One genomic window of Bradyrhizobium sp. B124 includes the following:
- a CDS encoding MBL fold metallo-hydrolase, with protein sequence MTLNVSRRSLLALGAGLGASTLLGGTAQARAPKLGTQTPYWHRFVLGDAEVTVVSDGPLPLGDPSGTFTGVPKEEVKKMLSDNFLSPDNVVLEQNSPIVNMGDKLILFDTGMGTSKAFGPTTGRQQKSMKEAGIKPEDIDAVVLSHAHIDHIGGIVDADNKPLFPNAQYYIAQSDLDFWTDEGKMGSPLKDFVVHARKNLLPVRDRIVFFKDGQEFLPGVQAIAAPGHTVGHTIFMVSSGGKSFAFLGDLSHHAVLLLERPRMEFSYDTDPKQAANSRVKLLEMLAANKTPVMSYHFAWPGYGHVAKAGEGFHYYPEPMQMTL encoded by the coding sequence CGCCGAAGCTCGGCACGCAGACACCCTATTGGCACCGCTTCGTTCTCGGCGATGCCGAAGTGACCGTCGTCTCCGACGGCCCGCTTCCGCTCGGCGATCCCTCCGGCACCTTCACCGGCGTGCCGAAGGAAGAAGTGAAGAAGATGCTCTCCGACAACTTCCTCTCGCCCGACAATGTCGTGCTCGAGCAGAACTCGCCGATCGTCAACATGGGCGACAAACTGATCCTGTTCGATACCGGCATGGGCACGTCGAAGGCGTTCGGTCCGACCACCGGCCGGCAGCAGAAGAGCATGAAGGAAGCCGGCATCAAGCCGGAGGACATCGACGCCGTCGTGCTGTCGCACGCGCATATCGATCATATCGGCGGCATTGTCGATGCCGACAACAAGCCGCTGTTCCCGAATGCGCAGTACTACATCGCGCAAAGCGATCTCGATTTCTGGACCGACGAAGGCAAGATGGGCAGTCCGTTGAAGGACTTTGTGGTGCACGCCCGCAAGAACCTGCTGCCGGTGCGCGATCGCATCGTGTTCTTCAAGGATGGCCAGGAATTCCTGCCCGGCGTGCAGGCGATCGCAGCGCCCGGCCACACCGTGGGCCACACCATCTTCATGGTGAGCTCGGGCGGCAAGTCCTTTGCCTTCCTCGGCGACCTCTCGCATCACGCGGTGCTGCTCTTGGAGCGGCCGCGGATGGAGTTCTCCTACGATACCGATCCGAAACAGGCGGCGAACTCACGGGTCAAGCTGCTCGAGATGCTGGCCGCCAACAAGACGCCCGTGATGTCCTATCACTTCGCCTGGCCCGGCTACGGCCACGTCGCCAAGGCCGGCGAGGGCTTCCATTACTATCCCGAGCCGATGCAGATGACGCTGTGA